The Calditrichota bacterium DNA window CAGCCTAATTCGTAAAACCGGCTTCTGCGGTCTTCAAAAAGATTGTTTCGGGGCGTGATCCACTTGTCGCGGGCCTCGGAGGGTTCCAGGTCAACCACCCGTAATTTTTCTTCCGTTTTGGAAAATTGCACGAGTCTTTCACCCCGGGGTGAAACAATCTGACTCATTCCGGTGAATGTTAGGGGAGGTTTCCCCCCTCGTTTTTCCGTACCGATCCGATTAGCCGTGAGAGTGAAGACCCGATTCTCGATGGCCCGGGTGATCATGGCATCCTGACAATAGGGCAGGACCAGATTGGCCGGCTGGCAGATCAGATCCGCTCCTTTCAGGGCAAGGGTTCGGGCCGCTTCCGGGAAGATCCAATCGAAACAAATCATGAGGCCGACCTTCGCAAACCCAATGTCGAAAACGGGGAATCCCAAATCTCCCTTTTTAAAGAAGAGTTTTTCTTCGTCAAACAGGTGAATTTTTCGGTACGTCCCCAGCGTGCCTTCGGGACCCACCAGAACCGCTGAATTGTAAAGAGAGTCTCCGTCTTTTTCAGCTATTCCGGCAATGATAAAGGCCTTTTTCCGGCGGGCCAGTGCTTCCAACTGACGGGTGGTTTTTCCGCCGGGAATAGGCTCGGACAGTTCACGAACTTCTTCGTGAGAGCTGAACTGGTAGCCGGTGGTACAGAGTTCCGGGAGAACCAGCAAATCAAAATCGGCCGTTTGAGCGGCCGTTTCGATTTTCCCCAAATTCCCCTCAATGTCTCCAAATAGTGGATGAAATTGAAAAATGGCGGTTTTCATAGTTGATATCCTATTTCAATCAGTCAATTCCGGTTAGGTTCTTGCGTCTCTATTAATACCAAAACAGAAATCAGTCATTCGCGCATTCGCGGCAATAACAATAGTCCTTTAAAATGCGTTCTACTTTGCCGGATTCAGCAATTCGACGTTTAAATCGTAGCTCCATTGGTCAAAGTACAAATTGCCTCCTTTCCATTCCACCTCGCCCCGCTGGAAATCCACATCGTCGGAACGAAAATATTTTTTGGGCGGAAACAATTTCTGTCCGTGATTGGAATTGAAAATGAGCCGGAAATGATCCAGATTTCCGAAGTAAAAATTCAACAGGGCATCTTTCTGCTCTAACGTGTACGTAGCTGCGTACTGGCTGATCCAGATTCCCATGTAGGGCTCCACGGGAATCCAGCCGTACGGTTCGAAATACGCTTCGGCCCAGTCGTGGATGGTTTCCTGATGGGGAAAGATGTACCACCCCGACTGCCAGCGGGCAGGAATGCCCAGAATCCGCGCAAGTGTGATGAACAGGAGAGCCTCCTGTCCGCAGTCCCCGTAACGATGCCGGTA harbors:
- a CDS encoding acyltransferase, with amino-acid sequence MKTAIFQFHPLFGDIEGNLGKIETAAQTADFDLLVLPELCTTGYQFSSHEEVRELSEPIPGGKTTRQLEALARRKKAFIIAGIAEKDGDSLYNSAVLVGPEGTLGTYRKIHLFDEEKLFFKKGDLGFPVFDIGFAKVGLMICFDWIFPEAARTLALKGADLICQPANLVLPYCQDAMITRAIENRVFTLTANRIGTEKRGGKPPLTFTGMSQIVSPRGERLVQFSKTEEKLRVVDLEPSEARDKWITPRNNLFEDRRSRFYELG